The following are encoded together in the bacterium genome:
- a CDS encoding ATP-binding protein — protein sequence MADGRDGQPGRPGGGSGVAGRLRWLMGLRLVVATVMLGVTIILQVRQGEEFSSTPLRGLYLFVGLIYLLTIAYALLQSQVRDQARFAVVQLALDLAVLSGVVVITGGAASPFVIVYFLIIIGAGILFYRRGSLIAAAGSAVLYGAAVGAPLAPRVAAVIDPAGMFATMSRTAVGYRHLLAVFGFFLVAFLAAHLAESARKAGVQLDAASASLAELERRSEHILQNIASGLVTTDLAGTITYCNRAAERIAQLSAAAVIGRPFTAVFHLPPGTDLWADPAQLAEGALRAEGGMAGAGAGGPLLGMTFSALRDGEGRSTGVICAFQDLTAIRRMEEQVRRSDRLAAVGELAAGMAHEIRNPLASLSGSIAMLREELVVEGTGRELLDIVTGEVVRLDALVTDFLGYASPRDIAARETDLLEVLQETVTLLQSRARGCRIAVARRGPAPARAEVDPQLVRQVFWNLALNAVEAMPGGGRLDIAVGAGEREATVEFADTGVGIPRAALAKIFTPFFSTKEQGTGLGLALVHKIVEAHRGRIDVESEPGRGTIVRVVFPVRQQAPAPSPVEAAA from the coding sequence GTGGCGGACGGTCGGGACGGCCAGCCGGGCCGGCCGGGCGGCGGCTCGGGCGTCGCGGGGCGCCTGCGCTGGCTCATGGGCCTGCGGCTGGTCGTCGCGACGGTCATGCTCGGCGTCACCATCATCCTGCAGGTGCGCCAGGGCGAGGAGTTCTCCTCGACGCCGTTGCGCGGGCTCTACCTGTTCGTCGGGCTGATCTACCTGCTGACGATCGCCTACGCGCTCCTCCAGTCGCAGGTGCGCGACCAGGCGCGGTTCGCCGTCGTGCAGCTCGCGCTGGACCTCGCGGTGCTCTCGGGCGTCGTGGTCATCACCGGCGGGGCGGCGAGCCCGTTCGTCATCGTCTACTTCCTGATCATCATCGGCGCGGGGATCCTCTTCTACCGGCGCGGGAGCCTCATCGCCGCGGCCGGCAGCGCCGTCCTCTACGGCGCCGCGGTCGGCGCCCCGCTGGCGCCGCGGGTGGCCGCGGTGATCGACCCCGCGGGGATGTTCGCGACGATGAGCCGCACTGCCGTCGGCTACCGCCACCTGCTCGCGGTGTTCGGCTTCTTCCTCGTGGCGTTCCTGGCCGCCCACCTTGCGGAGTCGGCGCGGAAGGCGGGCGTGCAACTCGACGCCGCCAGCGCCTCGCTCGCGGAGCTGGAGCGGCGCAGCGAGCACATCCTCCAGAACATCGCCAGCGGCCTGGTGACCACGGACCTCGCGGGGACGATCACCTACTGCAACCGCGCCGCGGAGCGCATCGCGCAGCTCTCGGCGGCGGCCGTCATCGGGCGGCCGTTCACCGCCGTCTTCCACCTGCCGCCCGGCACCGACCTCTGGGCGGACCCGGCCCAGCTCGCGGAGGGGGCGTTGCGCGCCGAGGGGGGGATGGCGGGCGCGGGCGCCGGCGGGCCGCTGCTCGGGATGACCTTCTCGGCGCTGCGGGACGGCGAGGGCAGGAGCACGGGGGTCATCTGCGCGTTCCAGGACCTGACGGCGATCCGGCGCATGGAGGAGCAGGTCCGGCGCTCCGACCGCCTCGCGGCCGTCGGCGAGCTGGCCGCCGGCATGGCGCACGAGATCCGCAACCCGCTGGCGAGCCTCAGCGGCTCCATAGCGATGCTGCGCGAGGAGCTGGTCGTCGAGGGCACCGGGCGCGAGCTGCTCGACATCGTGACCGGGGAGGTCGTGCGCCTCGACGCGCTCGTCACCGACTTCCTCGGCTACGCCAGCCCGCGCGACATCGCGGCGCGCGAGACGGACCTGCTCGAGGTGCTGCAGGAGACCGTGACGCTGCTGCAATCGCGCGCGCGCGGCTGCCGCATCGCCGTCGCCCGCCGCGGCCCGGCGCCGGCGCGCGCCGAGGTGGACCCGCAGCTGGTGCGGCAGGTGTTCTGGAACCTGGCGCTCAACGCCGTGGAGGCGATGCCGGGCGGCGGGCGGCTGGACATCGCGGTGGGCGCGGGCGAGCGGGAGGCGACGGTGGAGTTCGCGGACACCGGCGTCGGCATCCCGCGCGCGGCGCTCGCGAAGATCTTCACGCCGTTCTTCTCGACCAAGGAGCAGGGCACCGGCCTGGGCCTGGCGCTCGTGCACAAGATCGTCGAGGCCCACCGCGGGCGCATCGACGTCGAGAGCGAGCCGGGCCGCGGCACGATCGTCCGCGTGGTCTTCCCCGTGCGCCAGCAGGCGCCGGCGCCCTCGCCGGTGGAGGCCGCGGCGTGA
- a CDS encoding sigma-54 dependent transcriptional regulator, with protein sequence MSGAPRVLVVDDEPGIRKVLSVMLAKEGCAVRTAAGRAGLEAALAEGPCDLLVTDMRMPDISGLDVLRLVQERCPGARLLVMTAFPSADATIQAIQLGAVDYIVKEGDYLGRIRQLVREGITRGRDREEHAAHLEVRGDNRSDFLIGDSPGLVEIFKVVGRVAGRKSTVLITGESGTGKELIARAIHTHSARAAKPLVSVNCGALTETLLESELFGHVKGSFTGAVADKKGLFEAADGGTLFLDEIGETSKAVQVKLLRVLQEEKVRRVGDSRDITVDVRIIAATNRDLGALLRDGAMREDLYFRLNVIPIHVPPLRQRTEDIPKLVLYFVAKYGGDGAAGGVEVTPDALAALTAYPWPGNVRELENVVERVMAMHPGEPITAAALPEHIRTGEGGGRLAPAEGAPPAAIPPEGINLEETVNEFEKRLVAQALQLAGGRRAEAARLLGLNDRTLRYRLDKYGL encoded by the coding sequence GTGAGCGGCGCGCCGCGCGTGCTCGTCGTCGACGACGAGCCGGGGATCCGCAAGGTCCTCTCCGTCATGCTCGCGAAGGAGGGCTGCGCGGTGCGCACGGCCGCGGGGCGGGCCGGCCTGGAGGCCGCCCTCGCCGAGGGGCCCTGCGACCTGCTGGTCACCGACATGCGGATGCCGGACATCTCCGGCCTCGATGTGCTGCGGCTGGTGCAGGAGCGCTGCCCCGGCGCGCGGCTGCTGGTGATGACCGCCTTCCCGTCGGCGGACGCGACGATCCAGGCGATCCAGCTCGGCGCGGTGGACTACATCGTCAAGGAGGGCGACTACCTCGGCCGGATCCGCCAGCTCGTGCGCGAGGGGATCACGCGCGGCCGCGACCGCGAGGAGCACGCGGCGCACCTGGAGGTGCGCGGCGACAACCGCAGCGACTTCCTCATCGGCGACAGCCCGGGGCTCGTGGAGATCTTCAAGGTCGTCGGGCGGGTCGCGGGCCGCAAGAGCACGGTGCTCATCACCGGGGAGAGCGGCACGGGCAAGGAGCTGATCGCGCGGGCGATCCACACGCACAGCGCGCGCGCCGCGAAACCGCTGGTCAGTGTCAACTGCGGCGCCCTCACGGAGACGCTGCTCGAGAGCGAGCTGTTCGGGCACGTGAAGGGCTCCTTCACCGGCGCCGTGGCGGACAAGAAGGGACTCTTCGAGGCGGCCGACGGGGGCACGCTCTTCCTCGACGAGATCGGCGAGACGAGCAAGGCCGTGCAGGTGAAGCTGCTGCGGGTGCTCCAGGAGGAGAAGGTCCGCCGCGTCGGGGACAGCCGCGACATCACGGTGGACGTGCGGATCATCGCCGCGACGAACCGCGATCTCGGCGCGTTGCTGCGGGACGGCGCCATGCGGGAGGACCTCTACTTCCGCCTCAACGTGATCCCGATCCACGTTCCGCCGTTGCGTCAGCGGACCGAGGACATCCCGAAGCTGGTGCTCTACTTCGTCGCGAAGTACGGGGGCGACGGCGCCGCCGGGGGCGTGGAGGTGACGCCGGACGCGCTCGCCGCGCTCACGGCGTATCCCTGGCCGGGAAACGTCCGCGAGCTCGAGAACGTGGTGGAGCGGGTCATGGCCATGCACCCGGGGGAGCCGATCACGGCGGCGGCGCTGCCCGAGCACATCCGTACCGGGGAGGGAGGGGGGCGGCTCGCGCCCGCGGAGGGCGCGCCGCCGGCGGCCATCCCGCCGGAGGGCATCAACCTCGAGGAGACGGTGAACGAGTTCGAGAAGCGCCTGGTGGCGCAGGCGCTGCAGCTGGCCGGCGGACGCCGGGCCGAGGCGGCGCGCCTGCTCGGCCTCAACGACCGCACCCTCCGCTACCGCTTGGACAAGTACGGTCTGTGA
- a CDS encoding type II secretion system F family protein, whose product MPAFKYEGRNRAGATQKGVIEAADQGAAVALLRRQGVLGASVSPKSRDIQLKIPGFEPKVTEKDLVTFTRQFATMIDAGLPLVQCLEILGGQTENKTFGGIINKVRADVEQGSTFAEALRKHPKAYPELYVNMVAAGEAGGILDTILNRLATYIEKTMALKKKVKSAMVYPSVVVTVAVAVVFLMLLFVIPTFEKMFQDFGGTLPAVTQSVIDLSKFLQKYWWLIIGVIVAAIVGLKRYRASESGKRQTDAMALKLPIVGVLVRKVAVAKFTRTLGTLITSGVPILDGLDIVARTAGNKVIEEGILKTRQAISEGKTIAEPLQQTGVFPPMVVQMIGVGESAGALDTMLGKIADFYDEEVDTAVGALSSMLEPFIMVFLGIALGYIVIAMYLPVFKLAGTIG is encoded by the coding sequence ATGCCGGCTTTCAAGTACGAGGGCAGGAACAGGGCGGGCGCCACCCAGAAGGGCGTGATCGAGGCCGCCGACCAGGGCGCGGCCGTCGCGCTGCTGCGCCGGCAGGGCGTGCTCGGGGCGAGCGTCAGCCCCAAGTCGCGCGACATCCAGCTGAAGATCCCCGGCTTCGAGCCGAAGGTCACGGAGAAGGACCTCGTGACATTCACGCGGCAGTTCGCGACGATGATCGACGCCGGCCTGCCGCTCGTGCAGTGCCTCGAGATCCTCGGCGGGCAGACCGAGAACAAGACCTTCGGCGGGATCATCAACAAGGTCCGCGCCGACGTCGAGCAGGGGTCGACCTTCGCCGAGGCGCTGCGCAAGCACCCGAAGGCGTACCCGGAGCTCTACGTCAACATGGTCGCGGCCGGCGAGGCCGGCGGCATCCTCGACACGATCCTCAACCGGCTCGCCACCTACATCGAGAAGACGATGGCCCTCAAGAAGAAGGTCAAGAGCGCGATGGTCTACCCCTCGGTCGTCGTCACCGTCGCCGTGGCCGTCGTCTTCCTGATGCTGCTCTTCGTCATCCCGACCTTCGAGAAGATGTTCCAGGACTTCGGCGGCACGCTGCCGGCGGTCACCCAGTCGGTCATCGACCTGAGCAAGTTCCTCCAGAAGTACTGGTGGCTCATCATCGGCGTCATCGTGGCGGCGATCGTCGGGCTCAAGCGCTACCGCGCCTCCGAGAGCGGAAAGCGTCAGACCGACGCGATGGCGCTCAAGCTCCCGATCGTCGGCGTGCTCGTGCGCAAGGTCGCGGTGGCGAAGTTCACGCGCACGCTCGGGACGCTCATCACCAGCGGCGTGCCGATCCTCGACGGCCTCGACATCGTCGCCCGCACCGCCGGGAACAAGGTCATCGAGGAGGGCATCCTCAAGACCCGCCAGGCGATCTCTGAGGGCAAGACCATCGCCGAGCCGCTCCAGCAGACGGGCGTCTTCCCGCCGATGGTGGTGCAGATGATCGGCGTCGGCGAGTCGGCGGGCGCGCTGGACACGATGCTCGGCAAGATCGCCGACTTCTACGACGAGGAGGTGGACACCGCGGTGGGCGCGCTCTCCTCGATGCTCGAGCCGTTCATCATGGTCTTCCTCGGCATCGCGCTCGGCTACATCGTCATCGCGATGTACCTGCCCGTCTTCAAGCTCGCCGGCACCATCGGCTAG